In the genome of Chryseobacterium sp. 52, the window ATTCTGCATATCCAATAATCCGGTAACTGTTCTTCAAATGAAAAAGCAATAGAAGAAATTACCCCATGCAGCTGATCAGAAACCAGGGATATGATAATCTCGCCTTCTTTTCTGAAGCGGTCATTATATCCTATCACAATTTTCATTTCTGTTTCATCCTTTAATATGAATTGCGAGATGCCCATTTCTTTAGAAATAAACTCTCTGCTTATTTTTTTTGAAATAAGAAATTGATAGGTGTCAGTAATGACCTTCATTTTTTGATCTCTGCTCCATTTAATTGACATATAAGCTTTAAATGGCTTCAGGAACAATCGGGGTTCAAGAAATAAAATGGGCGAGAATTCAGGAGAATTAATTTTCTCAAACCACTTTTCAGCAAAAAAAGGATTAATCATTGCCAGAAAAAAACTTTTGTACTGTTGTTTTATTCTATAATTTTTCTTTTCATCAAAGAATGCAAGTTTAGCAAGTTTCCAGGCTGTTATACCAGAAAATAACCAGGGTATAATATAGTCTCTTTTTTTCATTTATGTTTTTAATTGCTTTTTTATCGGCTCATAATAAAGATCACAAATCCCTTTACTAACAGATCAATAACATTCATTCCTGCAATTTATAGCAACAATAAACATCAAGCAATACCAGGCATACAACCTCATTAAAAAGCACTATAACTCATATATTTTACATGTATAATAATTACCGCAATGGAAATAGTCATTAAATTTATTTATAAATTTCAGTCTTAAAAATTCCAGTTCAATTAGAAATCTATACAGAATTACAGTCCTTATCTGTTCTGATAAGGACTGTAATTCTATATTCATCTTGTTTCAGGTAATAATCTCTCCGAATATTCAAGAATATAACAGCAAATAAGAATAGATATGCATATAACCTGATATCTGATCGATATGTAAAAGAATGGGTTTTCAAATATGCCAGAAACCAACCTGATCAATAAACACTTAGATGCATTTTCTAAAACAAATTTTATACTCTCATCATATTTATCACACACTTTTATACA includes:
- a CDS encoding DUF535 family protein, with amino-acid sequence MKKRDYIIPWLFSGITAWKLAKLAFFDEKKNYRIKQQYKSFFLAMINPFFAEKWFEKINSPEFSPILFLEPRLFLKPFKAYMSIKWSRDQKMKVITDTYQFLISKKISREFISKEMGISQFILKDETEMKIVIGYNDRFRKEGEIIISLVSDQLHGVISSIAFSFEEQLPDYWICRIGCLQGRPRVCGDYVIRNAQKLMHGMRPKALLFEVLQKLAGDLNIKEIYGAGNTVQAQKRKHFIHIPWVHTIAFSYDDFWNEIGGSLQRDGWYKLPLKTVHKEIDRIKSHKRAYYRKRYELLNLVFIDVETFLQGEINELEKRK